In a genomic window of Phaeodactylum tricornutum CCAP 1055/1 chromosome 6, whole genome shotgun sequence:
- a CDS encoding predicted protein, whose amino-acid sequence MMFWKKIDTCRFSSNPSDPQHESCTSLVSIEQQPATPSRRKFLQKVTATTLVVTAASSGLVPVDSTAWAASGTDDTAILNLPSLNLIPQFSTADDVPSDYFSDNRYIYGFVERIIDGDTIRVRHVPGYGLRRQSTQPLQQRGIAKDTLSIRVYGIDTPEIGKNKRQVSQPFSEEAKSFTSKLVYNKMVKVTFLRKDQYSRAVASVETVPPRFLSWIPGFGPKDLSLELAKAGLAELYTGGGAQYNGKRAELEQAVAQAQRKKLGQWSLSESERVSAAEQKRLLKQAAVTGTAPVPVSRNDRSSGAMPLASTSRNGQTGVGESLLDAAVTGLEFM is encoded by the exons ATgatgttttggaagaag ATCGATACGTGTCGTTTTTCCTCAAATCCCTCCGATCCCCAGCATGAAAGTTGTACCAGCTTGGTCTCAATCGAGCAACAACCTGCTACCCCTTCCCGTCGGAAGTTTTTGCAGAAAGTGACTGCAACCACCTTGGTCGTTACCGCGGCCTCGTCCGGTCTCGTGCCCGTTGATTCCACCGCTTGGGCTGCCTCCGGCACCGATGATACTGCGATTCTCAATCTGCCATCTCTGAATCTTATTCCTCAGTTCTCCACCGCAGATGACGTTCCCAGCGACTACTTTTCCGACAATCGCTACATATATGGTTTCGTGGAACGTATAATTGACGGAGATACTATCCGAGTCCGGCATGTACCGGGCTACGGACTCCGCCGCCAATCCACACAACCGCTCCAACAGCGGGGCATCGCCAAAGACACACTCAGCATTCGCGTGTACGGCATCGATACTCCCGAAATTGGCAAGAATAAACGACAAGTTTCGCAACCTTTTTCCGAAGAAGCCAAATCTTTTACCTCCAAACTCGTTTACAACAAAATGGTCAAAGTAACCTTTTTGCGGAAGGACCAGTACAGCCGGGCGGTAGCGTCGGTGGAAACGGTACCACCACGATTCCTTTCTTGGATTCCCGGATTCGGGCCGAAAGATTTGTCGCTGGAATTGGCCAAGGCTGGGTTGGCGGAGCTTTATACTGGCGGTGGTGCCCAGTACAAT GGCAAGCGCGCGGAACTGGAGCAGGCTGTTGCGCAAGCGCAGCGTAAAAAGCTTGGTCAATGGTCTTTATCGGAATCGGAGCGGGTCAGCGCAGCCGAACAAAAGCGTCTCCTGAAGCAAGCAGCAGTGACCGGCACTGCTCCGGTACCAGTGTCCCGAAACGACCGATCGTCGGGCGCGATGCCTCTCGCGTCGACGAGTCGGAACGGGCAGACGGGTGTCGGCGAATCACTGCTCGACGCGGCTGTCACTGGTCTAGAGTTTATGTAG
- a CDS encoding predicted protein, translating to MSGMSSQLLFLLGCLLFGIVAVNQLQNRQVLLLLWDSLWLPLIAVRRMSRSEGRWTSAPSDAASYLPSRALAPTRPGTFERTSQAHANLSCQPQTQPQHDTLPPSMVSQASATQPHRRRHISLVSPEMSHNRWGQPSLTADSNTAIGVAYHNYDGHKSPKDFSQPLIQSTVAAERFRRGQSPTAMQDQPRIPHEHSAAASVMDPQVLQAQESMRRLRQTASASASTSRFLPTKSFPPISENAEPPPAHRKGDLRSASPILIPSFPSRPSQRYPKDPAAGLELGQVVVDRRRKLSLSVTQHLVRCACCRRHLIVNKTALAVRCQECQHVSAASSTSLVSHSARQSPPGSSWPRQMR from the exons ATGTCCGGAATGTCGTCACAGCTCCTCTTTCTTCTCGGCTGTTTGTTGTTCGGA ATAGTTGCGGTAAACCAATTGCAAAATCGACAAGTCTTACTTTTGCTTTGGGATTCTCTGTGGCTTCCTTTGATTGCGGTTCGACGAATGTCTCGATCGGAAGGAAGGTGGACGAGCGCTCCCTCGGATGCGGCCTCTTACCTTCCGAGCCGAGCGTTAGCCCCCACTCGTCCCGGTACCTTTGAACGAACGAGTCAGGCGCATGCCAATCTATCGTGTCAACCACAAACACAACCTCAACACGACACTCTGCCGCCTTCGATGGTGTCGCAAGCTTCTGCTACACAGCCTCACCGCAGACGCCACATTTCGCTGGTGTCCCCAGAGATGAGTCACAATCGGTGGGGTCAGCCAAGCTTAACAGCGGATAGCAATACTGCGATTGGTGTAGCCTACCACAACTACGACGGGCACAAAAGTCCAAAGGATTTTTCTCAGCCTCTAATACAGTCAACAGTTGCAGCAGAAAGGTTTCGACGCGGACAGTCCCCCACTGCCATGCAAGACCAACCCAGAATACCTCACGAACACAGCGCAGCCGCATCCGTAATGGACCCACAAGTCCTTCAGGCGCAAGAGTCGATGCGGCGTCTCCGTCAAACAGCCAGTGCCTCGGCAAGCACCAGCCGGTTTCTCCCAACCAAGTCGTTTCCGCCAATTAGTGAAAATGCAGAGCCCCCACCTGCCCATCGCAAAGGAGACTTACGTTCGGCCTCTCCAATTTTAATTCCATCCTTTCCATCCCGACCTAGTCAGCGATATCCAAAAGATCCAGCGGCGGGTCTCGAACTGGGACAAGTCGTAGTGGATCGCCGGCGCAAATTGTCCTTGTCCGTTACCCAGCATTTGGTGCGCTGTGCGTGTTGCCGACGACATTTGATTGTGAATAAAACGGCATTGGCGGTCCGGTGCCAAGAATGTCAACACGTTAGTGCGGCCAGTAGTACCAGCTTGGTTTCCCATTCCGCTCGACAATCGCCGCCAGGGTCATCTTGGCCTCGACAGATGCGGTAA